From Schizosaccharomyces pombe strain 972h- genome assembly, chromosome: II, the proteins below share one genomic window:
- the nud3 gene encoding nuclear movement protein nudc has product MHQVKLEEAEYEWDQTIADVDIVIHVPKGTRAKSLQVDMSNHDLKIQINVPERKVLLSGPLEKQINLDESTWTVEEQERLVIHLEKSNKMEWWSCVIKGHPSIDIGSIEPENSKLSDLDEETRATVEKMMLEQSQKRTDEQKRKDVLQNFMKQHPELDFSNVRDQI; this is encoded by the coding sequence ATGCATCAAGTAAAACTCGAAGAGGCCGAGTACGAGTGGGATCAAACAATAGCCGATGTTGATATTGTCATCCATGTACCCAAAGGGACAAGAGCGAAATCCCTCCAGGTAGATATGTCAAATCACGATCTCAAAATTCAAATCAACGTCCCAGAACGAAAAGTCCTTCTCAGTGGTCCACTCGAAAAACAGATCAATTTAGATGAAAGCACCTGGACTGTCGAAGAACAAGAAAGGCTTGTTATCCATCTCGAGAAATCCAATAAAATGGAATGGTGGTCGTGTGTTATAAAAGGGCATCCCTCAATCGATATAGGCTCAATTGAGCccgaaaattcaaaattatctGATCTAGATGAAGAAACAAGAGCTacagttgaaaaaatgatgttGGAGCAAAGCCAAAAGCGTACCGATGAACAAAAACGAAAAGATGTACTGCAAAATTTCATGAAACAACATCCTGAACtagatttttcaaatgttaGAGACCAGATTTGA
- the yap18 gene encoding ENTH/VHS domain protein, giving the protein MSPSKWLLTYERAVKKATKVKLAAPKYKHVEIILEATTEDPETLENVIQALCERLKEQSWTIVFKTLIVFHVMLKEGAPNTTIVALSQRPRILEVLKASSLLAQGKNIYNYSRFLSERAKQYGRLGVDYAQVGDAPKKKIREMKLENGLLRNVEGIQAQLRRLIKCQFVAEEIDNDIAITAFRLLVGDLLVLFKAVNIGVINVLEHYFEMGHHDAAQSLRIYKTFVNQTEDIINYLSTARSLEFVTKFPVPNIKHAPISLTASLEEYLNDPDFEENRKQYLQNKSGSPVEETAILNRKPTLRKKKSIPKKQNESSSTIQKENTVQQEASSSEEEAVKSLPETQRTTSRIETQEEEIKEEEMEGEEEEEEEEVPNYESENELEDKVGDLSLSLGVASSFVDEMLRERNNLSAEGTSASPSLDKKSESTNIVQPIPSHPNDSLNPFYNSSSPTYHPQPIPPQLQQVQLLSQMAGNQMANIQYTMNGMQQTGASPNTALNISQVNMYAQNNPVNPSTTNPFQNFLRQPSYQGMQFEQQQPTTIPLQPNIPVLNQQYPVMIPAMEDSRGPLPSPAHIMYPEGSPGFIQHSPNGFTHGHSASPVNIGQKLDVPERPMSTPYTASKNPFSTRELAEPTDLARNSISTESKNPFRS; this is encoded by the exons ATGTCTCCATCAAAGTGGTTATTGACTTATGAACGGGCTGTTAAAA aggCTACAAAGGTTAAACTCGCTGCACCAAAATATAAGCATGTTGAGATAATTTTGGAAGCTACAACAGAAGATCCAGAGACTTTGGAAAATGTAATTCAAGCACTGTGTGAACGACTAAAAGAACAATCATGGACTATCGTCTTTAAAACTCTCATCGTTTTCCATGTCATGCTCAAAGAAGGGGCTCCGAATACAACTATAGTTGCCTTATCGCAAAGACCAAGAATTTTAGAAGTACTCAAGGCCTCATCATTATTGGCACAaggaaaaaacatttacaACTATAGCAGATTTCTAAGTGAACGAGCGAAACAATATGGCCGTCTCGGAGTAGATTATGCTCAAGTGGGTGATGctcccaaaaaaaaaattcgtgAAATGAAACTTGAAAATGGTCTTTTAAGGAATGTAGAGGGAATACAAGCTCAGTTGAGGAGATTGATCAAATGTCAGTTTGTTGCTGAGGAGATTGACAATGATATTGCCATCACTGCTTTTCGTCTACTAGTAGGAGATTTACTTGTCCTTTTTAAAGCGGTTAACATAGGCGTTATTAATGTTTTGGaacattattttgaaatggGTCATCATGATGCAGCTCAATCTCTACGCATTTACAAAACATTCGTTAATCAAACTGAGGATATCATCAATTATCTGAGTACGGCACGATCTTTAGAATTTGTTACAAAGTTTCCTGTTCCAAATATTAAACATGCACCTATAAGCTTAACTGCATCTTTGGAAGAATACCTCAATGATCCggattttgaagaaaatcgTAAACAGTATCTTCAGAATAAGTCAGGATCGCCTGTTGAAGAAACCGCTATTCTAAATAGAAAGCCAACTttgagaaagaagaaaagcatccccaaaaagcaaaatgaAAGTTCTTCAACTATACAGAAAGAAAACACTGTTCAACAAGAAGCTTCGTCTTCTGAAGAGGAAGCTGTAAAAAGTTTACCGGAAACCCAGAGAACCACTAGCCGTATAGAAACacaagaagaagaaataaaagaagaagagatGGAAGgagaagaggaagaggaggaagaagaagtacCAAATTATGAATCGGAAAACGAGCTTGAAGACAAGGTTGGCGAtctctctctttctttAGGCGTTGCTTCTTCATTCGTCGATGAAATGCTTAGGGAGCGAAACAATTTGAGCGCTGAAGGAACGAGTGCTTCACCTTCAttagataaaaaatctGAAAGTACTAATATAGTGCAGCCTATTCCGAGTCACCCGAATGACTCTCTCAACCCTTTTTACAACAGCTCTTCACCAACTTATCACCCACAACCAATCCCCCCTCAATTACAGCAAGTTCAACTCTTGTCCCAGATGGCTGGAAATCAGATGGCAAACATACAATATACAATGAATGGGATGCAACAAACTGGAGCTTCTCCAAACACTGCTTTGAATATTTCCCAAGTTAACATGTATGCTCAAAATAATCCTGTAAATCCTTCAACAACCAatccttttcaaaactttttaagGCAACCCTCTTATCAAGGAATGCAGTTTGAGCAGCAACAACCGACTACCATACCGTTACAGCCAAATATTCCTGTATTGAATCAGCAGTATCCTGTTATGATTCCTGCCATGGAAGACTCAAGGGGTCCGCTACCGTCCCCTGCTCACATTATGTATCCTGAAGGGTCTCCTGGATTTATTCAACATTCTCCTAATGGGTTCACGCATGGCCATTCGGCTTCCCCAGTTAATATTGGACAAAAGTTGGATGTTCCTGAAAGGCCGATGTCTACACCGTACACCGCATCTAAAAACCCCTTTTCAACGAGGGAATTGGCTGAACCAACTGATTTAGCGAGAAATTCAATTTCGACGGAGTCTAAAAATCCGTTCCGAAGTTAg
- the cdc7 gene encoding serine/threonine protein kinase SIN pathway Cdc7, whose product MHNIQASSITLGDCLGKGAFGAVYRGLNIKNGETVAVKKVKLSKMLKSDLSVIKMEIDLLKNLDHPNIVKYRGSYQTNDSLCIILEYCENGSLRSICKNFGKIPENLVALYTFQVLQGLLYLHNQGVIHRDIKGANILTTKDGTIKLADFGVATKINALEDHSVVGSPYWMAPEVIELVGATTASDIWSVGCTVIELLDGNPPYYDLDPTSALFRMVKDEHPPLPSNISSAAKSFLMQCFQKDPNLRIKTRKLLKHPWVIMNQTSSKFSDAIDEVQKYNERVKESTLTAIIEPTSNRINPTLHSGRQSSYHMPESPKTPIAESPDHDNWDNEFQGTLKISDDVLKKSEHFMDFCSNFKGKNNSSSITSSPSKSRHAFNSDQISESNNFNASPLSTPLKAQFDPSKPALNRSIDHQKTPQHKRYLSTEFKENIPDGIEKFVETPRDSEFTDIFPTSSIKVQGLRKETGLGTLVLNKCYGSWNNEENEDGEESDIFDSIETNLENLDIENNIALDKRTHLASLLSSLLGSLRDKNIGSKDTTVSQIASILSEDLSLKREIIQAHGILPLLETLREIKTPDVQLLLLKLINTVAFDDHTTLQKVCFAGGLPLMLSFSNREHSFEFRYESAIFIQQMYRTSALTLQMFLSSNGLNSLLLFIKEDYGTNRDFVFVGVEGIWKLLRQQDYIPKNDICTMVVNDSLEPLTKAMLKALATDDDSSRMSLTRICEILLALSQADNYVKESLLCESALRRILRILLYLPHSDMAITLQFFKQLSMVPSSLSLLRKVHIIPLLTHILGDSKIEKGRKEIRSEALAALFNVCKLDKKSQEEAVISGAIPLLQEVIIKDRLFKEFALPILLALPQAGPVSRIYLWQNKCLDFFLSLLSDLNWQSAVFDTIASWLQFELREVQRVLAEKRNVQLVLKVFCISQSASSNRMLDTLGRVCQISPRLAASYGQPIIFQKFKEKLTHKGTKPIVVLNIFQIMKSMCEASSQSVAYIAHCGLPDVVANLNQTSDSVLVKELAKDLLKYLKVPQGPINEHKSPISKPHMPPPRWQPKQPLTQ is encoded by the exons ATGCACAATATCCAAGCATCTTCCATC ACTCTTGGGGATTGCTTGGGCAAGGGTGCCTTCGGTGCAGTATACCGTGGTctaaatataaagaatGGAGAAACGGTGGctgtaaaaaaagttaaactATCCAAAATGCTAAAATCTGATCTTTCCGTCATTAAG ATGGAGATTGatttgcttaaaaatttggac CATCCAAATATTGTTAAATATAGGGGATCTTATCAGACGAACGATTCTCTATGCATTATTCTGGA ATATTGCGAAAACGGATCGTTGCGCTCAATTTGTAAAAACTTTGGAAAGATTCCAGAAAACCTAGTGGCCTTATATACGTTTCAAGTATTACAAGGGCTACTTTATCTACATAATCAGGGTGTTATCCATCGTGATATTAAGGGTGCCAATATACTTACTACTAAAGATGGCACTATCAAGTTAGCAGATTTCGGGGTTGCGACGAAAATTAATGCTTTAGAGGATCATAGTGTTGTTGGAAGCCCCTATTGGA TGGCTCCCGAGGTTATAGAGCTTGTAGGCGCCACAACAGCCTCAGATATTTGGAGTGTTGGCTGCACAGTTATTGAACTGTTAGATGGAAATCCTCCCTATTATGATTTAGATCCTACGTCCGCTCTTTTTCGGATGGTGAAAGATGAACATCCTCCCTTGCcttcaaatatttcttcGGCTgctaaaagttttttaatgcaATGTTTCCAAAAGGACCCAAATTTACGAATTAAGACCAGAAAACTTCTTAAACATCCTTGGGTGATAATGAACCAAACCTCCTCTAAATTTTCTGACGCTATAGACGAggttcaaaaatataatgaaagaGTGAAAGAAAGCACTTTGACAGCTATTATCGAGCCTACTTCCAACAGAATCAATCCGACTCTTCATTCTGGCAGGCAGTCTTCTTATCACATGCCTGAGTCTCCAAAAACACCAATTGCCGAGTCCCCAG ATCATGATAACTGGGACAATGAATTTCAAGGAACCCTTAAAATCAGTGACGatgttttaaagaaatcTGAGCATTTTATGGATTTTTGCAGTAActttaaaggaaaaaataattccaGCTCCATAACATCATCCCCTTCGAAGTCTCGCCATGCTTTTAATTCAGATCAAATCTCTGAATCAAACAACTTTAATGCATCACCGTTGAGTACTCCTCTCAAAGCCCAATTTGATCCCTCTAAG ccCGCTCTCAACCGGTCAATAGATCATCAAAAAACTCCGCAACATAAAAGATACTTGTCAACTG AGTTTAAAGAGAATATACCAGAcggaattgaaaaatttgtcGAGACACCCAGAGATAGTGAATTTACTGATATTTTCCCTACATCCTCAATCAAAGTTCAAGGATTGAGAAAGGAGACTGGACTGGGGACTTTGgttttaaacaaatgttaTGGCTCGTGGaataatgaagaaaatgaggATGGGGAAGAATCGGATATCTTTGACTCTATTGAAACAAACTTAGAAAACTTGGATATTGAAAACAACATTGCTTTAGATAAGAGAACGCATCTAGCTTCCTTACTTTCCAGTCTGTTAGGCTCACTACGTGACAAGAATATCGGATCGAAGGATACAACTGTTTCGCAAATA GCTTCTATACTTAGTGAAGATCTTTCTCTAAAACGAGAGATAATACAAGCGCATGGTATCCTTCCACTTTTAGAGACATTGCGCGAAATAAAAACGCCTGATGTTCAATTGCTGTTATTAAAGCTCATTAACACT GTTGCATTCGATGATCACACAACTTTACAAAAAGTTTGCTTTGCTGGAGGTTTACCGCTTATGTTGTCATTCTCTAATCGTGAACACTCTTTTGAGTTTAGATATGAAAGTGCTATCTTTATTCAACAGATGTATAGAACTTCTGCTTTGACATTACAAATGTTTTTGAGCTCAAATGGTCTGAATTCgcttttattatttattaaagagGACTATGGAACGAACCGTGactttgtttttgttggCGTAGAAGGAATATGGAAATTACTGAGACAACAGGATTacattccaaaaaatgatatctGTACGATGGTTGTAAATGATTCACTAGAGCCCTTGACCAAAGCCATGCTGAAAGCTTTGGCTACTGACGATGATTCTTCAAGAATGTCATTAACACGTATATGTGAAATTTTATTGGCTTTATCTCAGGCTGATAATTATGTTAAGGAATCACTTCTTTGCGAAAGTGCTCTTCGAAGGATATTGCGTATTCTGCTTTATCTGCCGCATTCTGATATGGCGATTACCTTACAGTTTTTCAAGCAACTTTCAATGGTTCCTTCATCTTTGTCGCTTCTTAGGAAAGTTCATATAATACCTCTTTTGACACATATTCTCGGTGACAGCAAAATTGAGAAAGGacgaaaagaaattagAAGCGAAGCTTTGGCCGCTTTATTCAATGTGTGTAAGCTAGATAAGAAATCGCAAGAAGAGGCTGTTATTTCTGGTGCTATTCCATTATTGCAAGAGGTGATTATTAAAGACAGACTGTTTAAGGAGTTTGCGCTGCCGATATTATTAGCTTTGCCACAGGCTGGTCCAGTGTCGAGAATTTATCTTTGGCAAAATAAATGcttagatttttttctctcgTTATTATCAGATCTTAATTGGCAATCTGCGGTATTTGATACGATCGCATCTTGGTTGCAGTTTGAACTCCGTGAAGTACAACGTGTTTTGGCAGAGAAGAGAAACGTACAATTAGTGTTAAAGGTGTTCTGTATTTCTCAATCAGCTTCCTCAAACAGAATGCTAGATACTTTGGGCAGGGTTTGTCAAATTTCCCCAAGATTGGCAGCCTCTTATGGCCAGCCTATAATATTCcagaaatttaaagaaaagttaACTCATAAGGGGACCAAGCCGATTGTGGTCCTAAAcatatttcaaattatgAAATCAATGTGTGAAGCTAGTAGCCAAAGTGTTGCTTATATTGCGCATTGTGGTTTACCAGATGTGGTTGCAAATTTGAACCAAACAAGTGATTCTGTGCTTGTTAAAGAACTAGCAAAAGACCTGCTGAAATACCTGAAGGTACCACAGGGTCCCATCAATGAGCACAAATCCCCCATTTCGAAACCGCATATGCCTCCACCTAGATGGCAACCAAAGCAGCCATTAACGCAGTGA
- the lcl3 gene encoding mitochondrial nuclease Lcl3, implicated in DNA repair — MQESQYKEKAIIGTGLITTSIGGFFFLRRFRRISNASTIPKNYLNNSTVENRKYKTMFGYVTRVGDGDNFRFYHTPGGRLLGWHWLRKVPCSRSDLSNETISVRLAGIDAPESAHFGKQEQPYALEAKEFLHNKLYHKSVRIIPLKIDRYARLVAGVQYYPIPHFFWKKDIGPQMIRKGLAVVYEGSDGVFCPTKKECLLALEIVAKKKKLSLWSQGKKLILPSVYKRGV, encoded by the coding sequence ATGCAAGAGTCTCAATACAAGGAAAAAGCCATAATCGGAACTGGTCTCATTACTACCTCAATTGGtggtttcttttttctaagACGGTTTCGTAGAATATCTAATGCTAGTACTATTCCCAAGAATTATCTTAACAACTCGACAGTCGAAAATCGGAAATACAAAACTATGTTCGGATATGTAACTAGAGTAGGTGACGGTGACAACTTTCGTTTTTATCATACTCCGGGAGGTCGTTTGTTAGGATGGCACTGGTTAAGAAAAGTGCCATGCAGTAGATCTGATTTATCGAATGAAACCATTTCTGTGCGTCTCGCAGGAATTGATGCCCCAGAATCTGCGCATTTTGGTAAACAGGAGCAACCTTATGCCTTAGAAGCCAAAGAGTTCTTGCATAATAAACTTTATCATAAAAGCGTTAGGATCATTCCCCTAAAAATTGACCGCTACGCTAGACTTGTTGCAGGAGTCCAGTATTATCCAATTCCCCATTTCTTTTGGAAGAAAGACATTGGTCCCCAGATGATTCGTAAAGGTTTGGCTGTGGTTTATGAGGGCAGTGATGGTGTATTTTGTCcaactaaaaaagaatgtcTTTTAGCTTTAGAAATAGTtgccaaaaagaaaaagttgagCCTTTGGTCTCAGGGTAAAAAGCTGATTTTACCGTCTGTGTACAAGAGAGGTGTTTAA
- the ral2 gene encoding Ras1-Scd pathway protein Ral2 has translation MSEVKRNISLRNSTNIFTSTFSLSSNNVPKPLIGESVIKYGDEAFVYGGRDALNAQLVNDMYVVDLNTCSWKQVEYQGNQKPIPRYFHSGDLWNNKLIFFGGMGFNDDTKCLYVLNDIDIYDIETKQWSHIPGMITENQTNDDAKEVNGSDVDEKSKHLYPSARYGHLHCVLDHYLIIFCGQDLSNSYIEEINIFDLDSGKWVFKSLFNHHCGIYRSNCVVINKDSEFLQMCRPINTTQDSNEHSIGSLFFYLNYNFVNVKRQVIYLELFELDTAESEKKSAALAKDNNQSFRFLELDVTEKFLSSAMPPGLRFPAVNILGDNLILSGIYLTSSRQAFVLWVYSLDKELWLQLDMLGVLNHGSWFKCLVLDCTNRFVVFGNKTRKLTQDYNLRQSNYDHIVFIELEGYGVYRKPQMGRVTERSEQLGKLLLNGISDMEILTIERMHIPCLSRMLYKRWPAFQKIMDRAVEKNQEAFQAEVSQLGPQLTDLPFSSIHSTGSRALYMPYSFETCSAFLHYIYCGTLNGSYCTAKNLCNLLILCKGFEGLETFFAYIVHLLHGVLNRNNVKLIYETAALTGAKGLQLRALRRIARIEQGGTAISPTSPLPNLDD, from the coding sequence ATGTCAGAAGTAAAAAGGAATATATCTTTGAGAAATTCAACAAACATTTTTACTTCTACATTTAGTTTATCTTCAAATAATGTCCCAAAACCGCTGATTGGGGAGTCAGTTATAAAATATGGAGACGAGGCTTTTGTATATGGAGGACGCGATGCATTAAATGCGCAGCTTGTTAATGATATGTATGTAGTTGATCTTAACACTTGTTCCTGGAAGCAAGTTGAATATCAAGGAAATCAAAAGCCGATACCACGGTATTTCCATTCAGGGGATTTATGGAATAACAAATTAATATTCTTTGGTGGTATGGGATTTAATGATGATACAAAATGTCTTTATGTTCTTAACGACATCGACATATATGATATTGAGACTAAGCAATGGTCTCATATACCTGGCATGATAACAGAGAATCAGACAAATGACGATGCTAAAGAAGTCAATGGATCTGatgttgatgaaaaaagcaaacaCTTATATCCATCAGCACGTTACGGACATTTGCATTGCGTGTTAGATCATTATcttattatattttgtgGGCAAGATTTATCAAACAGCTATATTGAAGagataaatatttttgacCTGGATTCGGGAAAATGGGTTTTTAAATCCCTGTTCAATCATCACTGTGGTATATACAGATCGAATTGTGTGgtaataaacaaagataGTGAATTTTTACAGATGTGTCGACCAATTAATACAACTCAGGATTCTAATGAGCACTCTATCggttctttgtttttttatttaaattacaaTTTTGTCAATGTTAAGAGGCAAGTAATATACTTGGAATTATTTGAATTAGATACTGCCGaaagtgaaaaaaaatcagcCGCTTTGGCAAAAGATAATAACCAATCTTTCCGTTTCCTAGAGCTTGATGTTACTGAAAAATTCTTAAGTTCAGCAATGCCGCCGGGACTAAGGTTTCCTGCTGTTAACATACTTGGAGACAACTTAATATTATCTGGAATCTACCTTACGAGCTCCAGACAGGCATTCGTGCTTTGGGTCTATTCTCTTGACAAGGAGCTTTGGTTGCAACTCGATATGCTGGGTGTTTTAAACCATGGATCGTGGTTCAAATGTCTAGTCTTAGATTGTACGAATAGGTTTGTGGTTTTTGGAAACAAAACTAGGAAACTTACCCAAGATTATAATTTGCGACAATCAAATTACGATCACATAGTTTTTATTGAGTTAGAAGGATATGGTGTATACAGAAAGCCGCAAATGGGGAGAGTTACGGAGCGATCTGAACAGTTGGGTAAACTACTGTTGAACGGTATAAGTGATATGGAAATTTTGACAATCGAGCGCATGCACATCCCTTGTTTATCGAGAATGCTTTACAAGAGATGGCCTgcatttcaaaaaattatggaTCGAgcagttgaaaaaaatcaggAAGCTTTTCAAGCTGAGGTTTCTCAACTGGGTCCTCAGTTAACAGACCTGCCATTCAGTTCTATTCATAGCACAGGAAGCAGGGCGTTGTATATGCCTTATTCATTTGAAACGTGTTCCGCTTTTTTGCATTACATATATTGTGGGACATTAAACGGATCTTATTGTACTGCCAAAAATCTATGTAATCTCCTGATCCTTTGTAAAGGTTTTGAGGGCTTGGAAACCTTTTTTGCCTATATTGTGCATCTCCTCCACGGTGTGCTTAATCGAAATAAcgttaaattaatttatgaGACTGCCGCTTTGACGGGTGCAAAAGGTTTGCAATTACGCGCTTTACGTCGTATTGCTCGAATTGAACAAGGAGGCACTGCAATCTCACCCACTTCTCCACTTCCAAACTTAG
- the spn7 gene encoding meiotic septin Spn7 yields the protein MNKGPRHRPKFLSKKGKKLRIMVAGSSYTSYQACINSLCSKQILEAETEIDPLKAHIDRILEIREFNADILEDEFHVDLTVIEVNGFGDKIDNSASFEVVTHYLESQFDQALIEESKIKRNSKFTDTRVDALLYFIAPRGHCLSEFDLEAMKRFSKRVNVIPVIGNSNAFTEEELKNFKDVIMKDLKQCNIKVFDFPWDPEEDEDEVIEDNKRLWESVPFAVSGGVSEEDEEGYQRIVKKFQWGTFVIDDPAHSDFLNLKTVLFISHLDILKSITKQTYYENYRTEKLSNDSPSNTSLSLQKQNSIVANEDKRSVNGSERTETRSSIDQSEMRTNVSDSTKSEELKKINSIKVDNTSSLKCDSYGNTKTKTNQLNCEQIGLEVISPKEFPHRTTSSRNSLPNNTTKELEMKKMDDLSHERYENLPFYR from the exons ATGAATAAAGGCCCAAGACATCGTCCAAAATTCTTAtcaaaaaagggaaaaaagCTTCGCATAATGGTAGCAGGATCTAGCTACACCAGTTACCAAGCTTGTATCAATAGCTTGTGcagtaaacaaatactgGAAGCTGAAACAGAGATAGATCCGCTAAAAGCTCATATTGATAGAATACTGGAAATAAGGGAATTTAATGCTG ATATTTTAGAAGATGAGTTCCATGTTGACCTTACGGTCATTGAAGTAAATGGTTTCGGagataaaattgataattCAGCTAG TTTCGAGGTAGTTACTCATTATTTGGAAAGCCAATTCGATCAAGCCTTGATAGAAGAAtctaaaatcaaaagaaattcTAAATTTACTGATACG CGCGTTGATGCCctactttattttattgcaCCCCGTGGACATTGCCTGTCTGAGTTTGATTTGGAAGCCATGAAACGGTTTTCAAAGCGCGTAAACGTAATTCCTGTCATTGGAAACTCCAACGCTTTTactgaagaagaattaaaGAACTTCAAAGATGTGATAATGAAGGATTTGAAACAATGTAACATAAAGGTATTTGACTTTCCTTGGGATCCTGAGGAGGATGAAGACGAAGTCATTGAGGATAACAAACGACTTTGGGAAAGTGTTCCATTCGCTGTATCTGGAGGGGTATCagaggaagatgaagaaggatATCAAAGAATCGTCAAGAAATTCCAATGGGGAACATTCGTAATTGATGATCCTGCACATTCTGATTTTCTTAACTTGAAGACCgtattgtttatttctcaTTTGGATATACTCAAAAGTATAACTAAACAAACCTATTATGAGAATTATCGTACAGAAAAACTGTCCAACGACTCACCTTCGAACACATCATT GTCATtgcaaaagcaaaattccATAGTTGCAAATGAAGATAAAAGAAGTGTAAATGGTTCTGAGAGAACGGAGACTCGATCTTCGATTGATCAATCAGAAATGCGAACTAATG TCTCCGATTCTACAAAATCTGAGgagttaaagaaaattaacTCCATCAAAGTTGACAACACCAGCAGTCTTAAATGCGATTCTTATGGAAATACTAAAACTAAAACTAATCAATTAAACTGTGAACAAATTGGATTAGAAGTAATATCGCCAAAGGAATTTCCTCACAGAACTACATCAAGTCGAAACAGTCTACCCAACAATACGACAAAGGAATTGgagatgaagaaaatggatGATTTGTCTCATGAGCGTTACGAAAACCTCCCTTTCTATCGCTAA
- the ppk24 gene encoding serine/threonine protein kinase Ppk24 encodes MTNYPFFRQGTIFVDNSAIQRNSENKNSLSIENIFGRFPKEFFQFFSINVSKSTTKKSSVVIKPSTITAPWLENEYLDSNTSLLSVHSIQPSFIGMSDFAIGLDPSLKRILPEIRFRLDFQHLKSIAKGATSTIKVVTHRDKITDAKIYYAAKVYRKTKTSHKKRLNTMVYFLREWSIQPKLDHPNILKVICPCVTLTSVFNKSAGFCLVQEYCPQGDLFKQIEEKVLTLEDKCCYLKQILQAVAYLQSQRIAHRDLKPENILIGRDGLLKLTDFGTSEIVGNPGDNESIRFVSGAVGSLAYLAPEAFHENEYCGLLADRWSCGILLKVLFTGYFPFKTSVKTDLYYSKYMSILTDTCGISSTDESSFQTEVIKQIPTLQPLRYIPEGAKKIILSLLNPDSQNRPSLDSILGTAWVRKLDCCSNFSTDHENKSLQEVDFDASKPITRKSLIPRIHNHQTLV; translated from the exons ATGACTaattatcctttttttcgCCAGGGGACAATTTTCGTGGACAATTCAGCAATTCAAAGGAATTCAGAGAATAAGAATAGTCTTTcgattgaaaatatttttgggAGATTTCCTAAAGAGttcttccaatttttttcaataaatgtttCTAAATCAACAACCAAGAAGTCTTCCGTCGTTATAAAGCCAAGTACAATTACTGCACCATGGttagaaaatgaatactTAGACAGTAATACTAGCTTACTTTCCGTTCATTCAATTCAACCTTCGTTTATTGGAATGTCTGACTTCGCAATTGGATTAGATCCTTCACTGAAGCGTATATTACCCGAAATAAGATTTCGCTTAGACTTTCAGCATCTAAAATCAATAGCTAAAGGGGCCACCTCTACAATCAAGGTTGTAACTCACAGAGATAAAATCACCGACGCAAAGATATACTATGCTGCCAAAGTATATCGGAAAACGAAAACATcgcataaaaaaagattgaatacaatggtttattttttaagggAATGGTCAATCCAACCAAAATTGGACCATCCTAATATTCTGAAAGTTATCTGCCCTTGTGTGACTTTGACAAGcgtatttaataaatccGCTGGGTTTTGTTTGGTTCAAGAGTACTGTCCTCAAGGCGATTTATTTAAgcaaattgaagaaaaagttttgaCCTTAGAAGACAAATGTTGTTATCTAAAGCAAATTCTTCAAGCAGTAGCTTACTTGCAATCTCAACGTATTGCGCACCGAGATTTAAAGCCGGAAAACATCTTAATCGGAAGGGATGGATTGTTAAAGCTCACCGATTTTGGTACCAGCGAAATTGTGGGTAATCCTGGTGATAACGAATCCATTCGTTTCGTATCGGGTGCTGTTGGAAGTTTGGCATATCTAGCACCAGAAGCATTTCATGAAAATG AATATTGTGGTCTTTTAGCAGATAGGTGGTCATGTGGTATTTTGCTTAAAGTTCTGTTTACTGGATACTTTCCATTTAAAACTTCCGTGAAAACTGATCTTTACTACTCAAAGTATATGTCAATCCTTACAGATACTTGTGGTATTTCTTCAACTGATGAATCCAGTTTCCAAACCGAAGtcattaaacaaatacCTACATTGCAGCCCCTCAGATATATACCTGAAGGTGCTAAGAAGATTATACTAAGTTTACTGAATCCTGATTCCCAGAATCGGCCGTCGTTGGATAGTATTTTAGGTACTGCATGGGTACGGAAACTGGATTGTTGCAGTAACTTCTCTACCGATCATGAAAATAAGAGTTTACAGGAAGTTGATTTTGATGCTTCTAAACCCATTACAAGGAAAAGTTTGATTCCTCGGATTCATAACCATCAGACACTTGTTTAA